A genomic region of Catalinimonas niigatensis contains the following coding sequences:
- a CDS encoding tyrosinase family protein: MKTIPIRILAILILWIVSSHLILAQSIRKNFTEMTQSEKDALVAAFYQLREGPDLISDLASYHNAFMAGIHKNLPQNDVFLAWHRKQMQEVELAMQTLNPRLSLPYWDETKNRTTTDPIWDESFMGQFNTAWNLNRNLGAQVSLPSSSHVSQVLALTNYYASTSTLTSMDFSPRLETQIVHTGAHLWVGGVMKAGNSPFDPIFYLHHCYMDKIWQRWQTMYGTSSFTKTSMPRYDGVFSFDGKVLPAVNPNSLVDSRSLGVFYAENQLALLDQYQVSNTYRPVEVFYYQYKIQAENNFIVPAGKSAQLESVTEVVLKPGFEARNGSTFTAKIDQDNNMNTNARSIPVALKSKPFKNVYGIDVIPDAFSEQMHDHHGSGHDGHGSDEHGQLHIFPNPAHGQVTIAYTVHEHDVEVRLTIFNHEGRIVYTKEAGKVGMGAQQFTLEGELLSSGTYVCMVTIGQNSLSKKLVVVR; this comes from the coding sequence ATGAAAACGATCCCCATAAGGATTTTGGCAATACTCATACTATGGATAGTAAGCAGCCACTTGATACTTGCGCAAAGTATACGCAAGAACTTTACAGAAATGACCCAATCAGAGAAAGATGCCCTGGTAGCTGCTTTTTATCAGCTCAGAGAAGGTCCCGATCTGATCAGTGATCTGGCTAGTTATCACAATGCTTTTATGGCTGGTATACATAAGAATCTGCCTCAGAACGATGTGTTCCTGGCCTGGCACAGAAAGCAGATGCAAGAAGTAGAGCTGGCCATGCAGACGCTTAATCCCAGACTAAGTCTTCCCTATTGGGATGAGACTAAAAACCGTACTACTACTGATCCCATATGGGATGAGAGTTTCATGGGTCAGTTTAACACTGCCTGGAATCTGAACCGGAACCTCGGAGCACAGGTTTCCTTACCGAGTAGTAGTCATGTTTCTCAGGTTTTGGCCCTGACCAATTATTATGCGAGTACCTCTACTTTAACCTCTATGGACTTTTCCCCCAGGTTAGAAACTCAAATCGTACATACCGGTGCCCATCTCTGGGTGGGAGGCGTGATGAAAGCAGGTAACTCACCTTTTGATCCTATATTTTATCTGCATCACTGCTATATGGATAAAATATGGCAGAGATGGCAGACTATGTATGGCACTTCCAGCTTTACCAAAACCAGCATGCCACGCTATGATGGTGTTTTTTCATTTGATGGTAAAGTCCTGCCAGCGGTCAACCCCAATAGCCTTGTAGATTCCAGAAGTCTGGGTGTTTTTTATGCAGAGAATCAACTGGCTTTACTGGATCAATATCAGGTGAGTAATACCTATCGCCCTGTAGAGGTATTTTATTACCAGTATAAGATTCAGGCGGAGAACAATTTTATTGTACCTGCCGGAAAATCTGCCCAACTAGAATCGGTCACTGAAGTTGTGCTCAAGCCTGGTTTTGAGGCCAGAAACGGAAGCACTTTCACGGCCAAAATTGATCAGGATAACAACATGAACACCAATGCCAGAAGTATTCCTGTAGCCCTGAAATCCAAACCTTTTAAGAATGTATATGGGATTGATGTCATTCCTGATGCATTTAGTGAACAAATGCATGACCATCATGGAAGTGGTCATGATGGTCATGGTTCTGATGAGCATGGACAACTACATATCTTCCCTAATCCTGCTCATGGTCAGGTAACGATTGCATATACAGTGCATGAGCATGATGTTGAGGTAAGGCTGACGATCTTTAACCATGAAGGAAGGATTGTTTATACAAAAGAGGCTGGAAAAGTAGGTATGGGAGCACAACAGTTTACTTTGGAAGGAGAGTTGCTTAGTTCGGGCACATATGTCTGTATGGTAACCATAGGACAGAATAGCCTGAGCAAAAAACTTGTTGTCGTGAGATAG
- a CDS encoding HmuY family protein: protein MVRWRILPKLPADGYEAEVESSWYNYTGQPEEDSPPPAHAILTVPGKVIVLKTADGNYAKLEVLSYYEGNPDTTTDEFYDLMTRSNSGYYTFRYVVQTNGSREF, encoded by the coding sequence ATGGTACGCTGGAGGATATTACCGAAGCTCCCCGCTGATGGCTATGAAGCTGAAGTAGAAAGCAGTTGGTACAACTATACCGGTCAGCCAGAAGAGGATAGCCCCCCTCCTGCCCATGCTATACTCACCGTTCCAGGAAAAGTAATTGTATTGAAAACAGCAGATGGCAACTATGCCAAGCTGGAAGTACTCAGTTACTACGAAGGCAATCCGGATACCACTACTGATGAGTTTTATGATCTGATGACCCGTTCAAATTCCGGATACTATACCTTCCGATATGTAGTACAGACCAATGGCAGCAGAGAGTTTTGA
- a CDS encoding HmuY family protein — MIPVEDSASTEWDIAFRRTSVIINGVSSGPGQGAAQVVDGTLEDITEAPR, encoded by the coding sequence ATGATTCCTGTGGAAGACTCTGCATCTACAGAGTGGGACATTGCTTTTCGTAGAACATCCGTAATCATCAATGGAGTTAGCTCTGGACCCGGACAGGGAGCAGCGCAGGTAGTAGATGGTACGCTGGAGGATATTACCGAAGCTCCCCGCTGA